One genomic segment of Deltaproteobacteria bacterium HGW-Deltaproteobacteria-18 includes these proteins:
- a CDS encoding NAD(P)/FAD-dependent oxidoreductase encodes MKTRKFDVIVLGSGVAGGHIASRCHKAGLDVALLESHGFGGTCPLHGCEPKKVMADAAETVERFNNASGSGPVGSAKLDWTELMRFKRTFTDGLPDKIREHYQNLGIQTFTEAGRFAGPGTIICGESRLEASRICIATGSTPRELQIPGSRHLSSSNDFLAMSALPQRIVFIGGGFIAFELAHIAAAAGAQVTIVHRSGRFLKKFDADLVQRLTGHLEKMGVTFHRNCPPRSIEEADGALLLKAGEDGGQRFVADAIFNAAGRIPALAGLDLPSGNVDTRNGGVAVNAYMQSLSNPRVFAAGDVIAETMPLTPVASVEAEVVAKNIIEGPKHTMGPHVTPFSLFTYPPLAAVGMLEEEARERGMQFDVVQGDAAGWSEYQRIGQKCAGFKLLVEKDTRQLLGAHVLGDSAEETVNLFALAMRTKVDVDELRSMLWAYPSFGYAMKYMFR; translated from the coding sequence TTGAAAACTCGAAAATTCGACGTCATCGTTCTGGGCTCCGGAGTTGCCGGAGGCCATATCGCCTCGCGCTGCCACAAAGCCGGCCTTGATGTCGCACTGCTGGAAAGCCACGGCTTTGGCGGCACCTGTCCGCTGCACGGTTGCGAACCCAAAAAAGTGATGGCCGATGCCGCCGAGACCGTGGAGCGATTCAACAATGCCTCCGGATCAGGCCCGGTCGGCTCCGCAAAACTCGACTGGACGGAGCTCATGCGCTTCAAGCGCACTTTCACCGACGGCCTGCCGGACAAAATCCGGGAGCACTATCAAAACCTTGGCATCCAGACTTTCACCGAGGCCGGCAGATTTGCAGGTCCAGGCACCATCATCTGCGGCGAGTCACGACTTGAAGCCTCCCGCATCTGCATTGCGACCGGATCAACGCCCAGGGAGTTGCAGATCCCGGGAAGCAGGCACCTGTCATCCAGCAACGATTTTCTGGCCATGTCCGCCCTGCCGCAAAGAATAGTCTTCATCGGTGGCGGATTCATCGCCTTTGAACTGGCCCACATCGCGGCAGCGGCCGGGGCCCAGGTGACGATCGTTCATCGCAGCGGGCGTTTCCTCAAAAAATTCGATGCCGACCTGGTGCAGAGACTGACCGGACATCTGGAAAAAATGGGCGTCACATTCCATCGCAACTGTCCGCCCCGATCCATCGAAGAGGCTGACGGAGCCTTGCTGCTCAAGGCCGGAGAAGATGGCGGACAACGCTTCGTGGCGGATGCGATTTTCAATGCGGCCGGACGCATCCCGGCCCTGGCAGGCCTCGATCTGCCCAGCGGCAACGTCGACACGCGCAATGGCGGGGTCGCCGTCAACGCGTACATGCAGAGTCTCTCCAATCCCCGGGTCTTTGCCGCCGGAGACGTCATCGCCGAAACCATGCCCCTGACTCCGGTGGCCAGCGTGGAGGCGGAAGTCGTGGCCAAAAACATCATCGAAGGCCCAAAACACACGATGGGACCGCACGTAACGCCATTTTCCCTGTTCACCTACCCGCCGCTGGCCGCCGTGGGCATGCTCGAAGAAGAAGCTCGCGAGCGGGGAATGCAGTTCGATGTGGTTCAGGGTGATGCGGCAGGATGGTCGGAATACCAGCGGATCGGACAAAAATGCGCGGGTTTCAAGCTGCTGGTCGAAAAAGACACGCGTCAGCTCTTGGGGGCGCATGTTCTGGGTGACTCGGCGGAGGAGACAGTCAACCTTTTCGCCCTGGCCATGCGCACGAAGGTCGATGTGGACGAATTGCGTTCCATGCTGTGGGCATACCCGTCTTTTGGCTACGCAATGAAATACATGTTCCGGTAA